One genomic segment of Streptomyces niveus includes these proteins:
- a CDS encoding MFS transporter: MSVPSSTPPRQGNIGRIVAASLVGTTIEWYDFFLYGSAAALVFNKLFFPSSDPLVGTLLAFLTYAVGFAARPLGGIVFGHYGDKIGRKKLLVFSLLLMGGATFAMGLLPTHATIGVGAPILLTVLRLVQGFALGGEWGGAVLIVSEHGGDKKRGFWASWPQAGAPGGNLLATGVLALLAAVQSDEAFLAWGWRIPFLLSGVLVVIGLWIRISVEESPVFLEAQKKAADEAARAAREAEAAGGGKSTVAAITEEAPVVQVFRKSWREVLVAIGTRFGENVSYYILTAFVLVYVTVHLELPKSDALNAVLIGSAVHFVTIPMWGALSDRLGRRPVTQIGAIGMVGWAFAFFALLDTESFPVIALAVTVGLLFHGAMYGPQAAFISEMFDTKVRYSGASMGSQLASIIGGALAPLIAVELLKDYDSSLPVSIYLSAAALVTVLTVWVAKETRGRDLTKDGLVGSVPAPAGDADAAKGSEASRTGSGAKDSARLGG, translated from the coding sequence ATGAGCGTCCCCAGCTCCACACCACCCCGCCAAGGCAACATCGGCCGCATCGTCGCGGCCAGCCTCGTCGGCACCACCATCGAGTGGTACGACTTCTTCCTCTACGGCTCCGCCGCCGCGCTGGTCTTCAACAAACTGTTCTTCCCCAGCAGCGACCCGCTCGTCGGCACGCTGCTCGCCTTCCTCACCTACGCCGTCGGCTTCGCCGCCCGCCCGCTCGGCGGCATCGTCTTCGGCCACTACGGGGACAAGATCGGCCGCAAGAAGCTCCTGGTGTTCAGCCTCCTGCTGATGGGCGGCGCCACCTTCGCGATGGGCCTGCTCCCCACCCACGCGACCATCGGTGTCGGCGCGCCGATCCTGCTCACCGTGCTGCGGCTCGTCCAGGGCTTCGCGCTCGGCGGCGAATGGGGCGGCGCGGTTCTGATCGTCTCCGAGCACGGCGGCGACAAGAAGCGTGGTTTCTGGGCCTCCTGGCCGCAGGCGGGCGCCCCCGGCGGCAACCTGCTGGCCACCGGCGTACTGGCGCTGCTCGCCGCCGTCCAGTCCGACGAGGCGTTCCTCGCGTGGGGCTGGCGCATCCCGTTCCTGCTCTCCGGTGTGCTGGTCGTGATCGGCCTCTGGATACGGATCTCGGTCGAGGAGTCCCCGGTCTTCCTGGAGGCACAGAAGAAGGCGGCCGACGAGGCGGCCCGGGCGGCCCGCGAGGCCGAGGCGGCCGGCGGAGGCAAGAGCACGGTCGCGGCGATCACCGAGGAAGCGCCCGTCGTCCAGGTGTTCCGCAAGAGCTGGCGCGAGGTGCTGGTCGCGATCGGCACCCGGTTCGGCGAGAACGTCTCGTACTACATCCTCACCGCCTTCGTACTCGTCTACGTCACCGTCCACCTCGAACTGCCCAAGAGCGACGCCCTCAACGCTGTCCTGATCGGCTCGGCGGTCCACTTCGTCACCATCCCGATGTGGGGCGCCCTCTCCGACCGGCTCGGCCGCCGACCGGTCACCCAGATCGGCGCGATCGGCATGGTCGGCTGGGCGTTCGCCTTCTTCGCCCTGCTGGACACCGAGTCGTTCCCGGTCATCGCCCTCGCGGTCACGGTGGGTCTGCTCTTCCACGGGGCAATGTACGGGCCGCAGGCGGCTTTCATCTCCGAGATGTTCGACACGAAGGTCCGCTACTCCGGTGCCTCCATGGGCTCCCAGCTCGCCTCGATCATCGGCGGCGCCCTCGCACCGCTCATCGCGGTCGAACTGCTCAAGGACTACGACTCGTCCCTGCCGGTGTCCATCTACCTCAGCGCCGCGGCGCTCGTCACCGTCCTGACCGTATGGGTCGCCAAGGAGACCAGGGGCCGCGACCTGACCAAGGACGGGCTGGTCGGCTCCGTCCCGGCGCCCGCCGGGGACGCGGATGCCGCGAAGGGCTCCGAAGCGAGCCGTACCGGGAGCGGCGCCAAGGACTCGGCCCGGCTCGGCGGCTGA
- a CDS encoding 3-hydroxybutyrate dehydrogenase, which translates to MKSPSDAGPDPSAPSAGGRALNGRTALVTGGGSGIGRACAEALAEAGALVHIVDRDAEAAKAVAADTGGVSHAVDLADTGAIDRLPADVDILVNNAGLQHVSAIEDFPPDRFELMQKVMLTAPFLLIRHCLPHMYAGGWGRVVNISSMHGLRASPFKSAYVAAKHGLEGLSKVAALEGARHGVTSNCVNPGYVRTPLVEGQIAAQAAAHGIPAEEVVSDVLLDRSAIKRLIEPEEVAAVCVWLCGPDTGYITGSSLPVDGGWGAA; encoded by the coding sequence ATGAAGAGCCCAAGTGACGCAGGCCCCGATCCCTCCGCGCCGAGCGCGGGGGGAAGGGCGCTCAACGGTCGCACCGCCCTGGTGACCGGTGGTGGCAGCGGCATCGGACGGGCCTGCGCCGAGGCGCTGGCCGAAGCCGGCGCGCTGGTCCACATCGTCGACCGTGACGCCGAAGCGGCCAAGGCCGTCGCCGCCGACACGGGAGGCGTGAGCCACGCCGTGGACCTCGCCGACACCGGCGCGATCGACAGGCTCCCCGCCGACGTGGACATCCTGGTCAACAACGCCGGACTCCAGCACGTCTCGGCCATCGAGGACTTCCCGCCCGACCGGTTCGAGCTGATGCAGAAGGTGATGCTCACGGCCCCGTTCCTGCTGATACGGCACTGTCTGCCGCACATGTACGCGGGCGGCTGGGGCCGCGTGGTCAACATCTCCAGCATGCACGGCCTGCGCGCCAGCCCCTTCAAGTCCGCCTATGTCGCCGCCAAGCACGGCCTGGAAGGGCTGAGCAAGGTGGCCGCCCTCGAAGGCGCGCGGCACGGAGTGACCAGCAACTGCGTCAACCCCGGTTACGTACGGACCCCGCTCGTGGAAGGGCAGATCGCCGCCCAGGCCGCGGCCCACGGGATCCCCGCGGAGGAAGTCGTCAGCGACGTACTGCTGGACCGCTCCGCGATCAAGCGGCTGATCGAGCCGGAGGAGGTGGCGGCGGTGTGCGTCTGGCTCTGCGGCCCCGACACCGGCTACATCACCGGCTCCTCCCTCCCCGTCGACGGCGGGTGGGGCGCCGCCTGA
- a CDS encoding 3-hydroxybutyrate oligomer hydrolase family protein, which yields MPLVQRNVPPVPPSGPVGGVRSRWIRATCLAAAALMVTGAAPAASVSAAGADSGRPGHCARMNTLTVPGAEHQQADCLDELTTAGTVASGHTDEADWAGLTPKDLATPSGVPGIQIDGYFPDSSTTNTGHGWNHDSQFVIRLPDRWNGGLVIAGSPGVRKQYANDRAFGDWVLARGYAYAATDKGNTGAAFYRDGTEPGDALAEWNRRVTQLNLAAREVTAQRYQRPVTRTLAMGMSNGGYLVRWQLENHPELYDGGVDWEGTLWRTEDPNPLTFLPPTLRAYPTYAAGGAGAGAAHRKIVKAGFPAGSEFLWPYHHQYYWDLTQRIYREELDPGYDGAVEAGTPFCAPGTPACDADYDYGSRPRAVRDAIERIELTGRIGKPLISFHGTLDVLLPISKTSDTYARMVRQEGRGSLHRYYRVEGGTHVDSLFDTFPDRLRPLVPCHRSAVTALERWLDDGRRPPPSRTLPLPDGADPATLLTRCPLGG from the coding sequence ATGCCACTTGTCCAACGGAACGTCCCACCCGTCCCACCCAGCGGTCCCGTTGGCGGAGTCCGGTCCCGGTGGATCCGCGCCACCTGCCTCGCCGCGGCGGCCCTGATGGTGACCGGCGCCGCCCCGGCGGCCTCGGTCTCCGCCGCCGGCGCCGACAGCGGCCGACCGGGCCACTGCGCCAGGATGAACACCCTCACCGTCCCCGGCGCCGAACACCAACAGGCCGACTGTCTCGACGAGTTGACGACCGCCGGGACCGTCGCCTCGGGCCACACCGACGAGGCCGACTGGGCGGGGCTCACCCCGAAGGACCTCGCCACCCCGAGCGGTGTACCGGGCATCCAGATCGACGGCTACTTCCCCGACTCCTCCACCACCAACACCGGTCACGGCTGGAACCACGACTCGCAGTTCGTGATCCGGCTGCCCGACCGCTGGAACGGCGGCCTGGTGATCGCCGGATCGCCCGGTGTGCGCAAGCAGTACGCCAACGACCGGGCCTTCGGCGACTGGGTACTCGCCCGCGGCTACGCCTACGCCGCCACCGACAAGGGCAACACCGGCGCCGCCTTTTACCGCGACGGCACCGAGCCCGGCGACGCCCTCGCCGAATGGAACCGCCGGGTCACCCAACTCAACCTCGCCGCCCGCGAGGTGACCGCCCAGCGCTATCAGCGGCCCGTGACCCGCACCCTCGCGATGGGCATGTCCAACGGCGGCTACCTCGTGCGGTGGCAGTTGGAGAACCACCCCGAGCTGTACGACGGCGGCGTCGACTGGGAGGGCACCCTCTGGCGTACCGAGGACCCGAACCCGCTCACCTTCCTGCCACCCACCCTCCGCGCCTACCCCACCTACGCCGCCGGTGGCGCGGGAGCCGGGGCGGCACACCGGAAGATCGTGAAGGCCGGATTCCCGGCGGGCTCCGAATTCCTCTGGCCGTACCACCACCAGTACTACTGGGACCTCACCCAGCGCATCTACCGCGAGGAACTGGACCCCGGATACGACGGCGCGGTCGAGGCCGGAACACCCTTCTGCGCCCCGGGAACACCCGCCTGCGACGCCGACTACGACTACGGGTCCCGGCCGCGCGCGGTCCGCGACGCCATCGAGAGGATCGAACTCACCGGCCGGATCGGCAAACCGCTGATCAGCTTCCACGGCACGCTCGACGTACTGCTGCCGATCTCCAAGACCTCGGACACATACGCGCGGATGGTGCGCCAGGAGGGCCGGGGTTCACTGCACCGGTACTACCGGGTCGAGGGCGGCACCCACGTCGACTCGCTCTTCGACACCTTCCCCGACCGGCTCCGCCCGCTGGTGCCGTGTCACCGCTCGGCCGTCACCGCGCTGGAGCGCTGGCTGGACGACGGCAGGCGCCCGCCGCCGAGCCGGACGCTGCCCCTGCCCGACGGGGCGGATCCGGCCACGCTGCTCACCCGGTGCCCGCTCGGCGGGTAG